One Papaver somniferum cultivar HN1 unplaced genomic scaffold, ASM357369v1 unplaced-scaffold_76, whole genome shotgun sequence genomic window, cttaagctAAAATAACTGTCTCTCTtcgcctatatatgtggtacggtTATATACAGGGGCGGAGCAAGCCCAGTGCAGGGGTGTGCACTTGCACCCCCAGCCTAGCTGACTCGAAAGCCTAATTTGGgcccaaagcaaaaaaaaaaaaatcagctacTCATAagcttaattttgtattttgcaccccctaaattttttttatctccCCAAAGCAAATTTCTGCACTCCTTCATAGAAATCTTGACTCCGTCCCTGGTTATATATACTTTggattttgttatcttgtgcattcaTGCATAAGATAAGAGCAAATCATTAACATTGGAAATGAAAATAATAGAAAAAAGATATAAGAGATTGTGTTTTTTGTATCGGAAAAGGTGAAGTTTGTGTAGATAAACTTCTAAAAAaacggaaaagaaaaaaaaacatgagcATATACTTTTGTGTAGATAACAAAACCCATATACTTTTCACCGAATTATATTCTTTTCCTAGTATCAAACGCAGCTTAAAAGTTCCAACGAGTTTAATGCCCAACCTTTTGTATGTTCCCAAGCAAAACATGTTTGCTTACACCTTGAACTACAATTGCAAAAATTCCCTTAGTTCCCTTTTTTTATCATAAACACTTCGCGAATATTGTCATCTTGGAAGCACTGTGGCTGTGGGGCAGAGCACGGAGGACAGGGAAACAGGGCCAGCCTTGAGATTTTTCTAAAGTTTTAGAATAGAGAGTTTCATTCATAGAGTGCATGCAAGTCAACTTACAAAACTTTACAAATGGGTGTTGTTAATTATTTCTTACTCTTAGTTTTGCTTAGTTTATACTAAACACTGAACAATTTCACGTGGTTTGAGTAAATCCTGCCCGCATACATTCAATGCTAATTAATTAAGCAAAGAATAGGATATTTCCTGTTTGATGTAAACACGTACCACTTGGCCATATGCACACTGCTGTGTCCCTCTAAGAATAGTAATTAACCAGATCATAATCTTATTATTAAACCTTACCGTAAGAGCTCAACTAGAGTACATTGATTTAAAACAATCAATTACTAAAAGCATTTTGGCCTAATTTTCCTCTCTAATGTACTTTCATATCTTGATTAGACAAAAAAAAAGGACAAACTCTTTTGTTCTTTCTGGAGAACTACGATAACACAGTTTGTAATAATCGATGTTTTTGCCTGTCAGTTTTGTTCGAAAATACACCGCGGAAGTGCCAAATATAAGGCGCAGGCAGTATTAAGAATATTTCTGTATTTGCCACCACAAACTGAGGCCAGTAGTGACGATGTCCGtattttgatattttaatctcattcTTTAATTTTCAATGTTCATATGCTGTTTTGGCGGAACACCTAAATTAAATGAAGCTTAATAGTCAATGACGTGAAGAATAATATAAGATGCAAATCGTGGGATATCTTTAACTCAATTATATTCAAGGCAGATATATTTTAttgaaagaaaaacagaaaagaaGGAGGAGATCATGCCGGAACTTGGTATCAAATCCTCATCAATAATATAGTAATACCACTAATTCTGTGCACAcaaattacaaagaaaacaaaaatattaggTAAAAAGTTTTTACCAATTACAAATACCGTTTATGTCATAAAATTTGGTTGCAAGAATCCCAATCTTGATCTTGAAATATCGAACTCTGCAAAACCTATCTGACGTGCACCGATAACAATTGAAGTCATTGGCtttaaaccaccatcaacaaatccCACACAGTTGGTAGCTTCGTTTACTTCTACCAGATCCCGCCATGCGACTCCCCATTCATTCTTCGGAAACACGAAGGTAACACCCGGTGTCTGACGATTTCCGTTAAATGGAGGTAATGTCGACGAGTTGTAACAGGCAGTAAATGGCGCAACCGGAGTAACCATAGAGATATTCATGCTTTTAGCCCATTCGGTATGAATTTTGATAAATGCCTTGTAGATTGATGTCTGCAATGTGGTAAAAGGAGTTTGAATGTCGATTTTCGTTCCTCCAACTCCAGTCCCCTTGTTGATGGAGAGCAACTTTTTGTCTATTGGTACAGTTTTGCCGTATACCTTGATCGATTTTAGATCAACAAAATATTCTTCGATGGACATTGGGTTAATCAAGAACCGGGTGTACTCTAGAACTCTAGATTTATCATGATCCCAGTAGAAGTTGCGATGAACGTAAGGTCCGCCTCCGAAATAAACATTTGATTCTAATAAGTCCACAGCAAATGTGCGTGGGAACCGGAATCTGAttgcaaactggaaaaccagAGAAAGAGCAGATGAACGTCCAAGACCAGCCACGCCTTTAGCACCTTTAGCAAGTCCACCAAAGAAATTACTTGTAGTTGCACAACCGAACGTAAGGCGACGGCGCGAAATAACAGGTGTATCATAACTTTCAGGGTcactaggtttctttttattctttagtGGATTATGAGGGTTAGATATAGTAGTCACAAGATCTGAAATGAGCTCACCTTCGCTGATAGACTGAGTTACCGGGTTAAGTTTGTGAATGCTGCAGTGACTGTTATGGCTACATGTACTGGTAGTATTTTCTCTGTTGGCTAGTGAGCATAGGGATGACTTGCACTTGACTCGTCGAGCTGATGACGAGTTATAGCCTTCATGACAATCAAACCATGGTAATTTTCCGCCGAGATCGAGAGCTAGTTTTACGTCGGCTTTAGGAGTTCCTTGGCTGAATTTAATCATATACTGGAGAGTTGATGTATCTCTTTTGAGTTTGAAGACTATACCATCAGGTAGAGAAGAAGAGGATGGTAattgagaaacaaagaagaaaacaacaagaaactgaataacagacaaagaagaagaagccatgggatttagaagaagaagaagatgatgaatgtcTAATTAATTGTGATTATGTGAATGAAGAAAACTAACTAGGCATATGGTTTTAGTTACATAGTAGTGGCTGTATGTGATCAACAACAACTAAGGAGAGTAGAACAAGCAATCAATTTTGCTTAGTTTATACTTAAAAGATATTCCAGTGCCAGTGCTTGATATGCTCTAGTAAGTACAGAACATGCAGtggagataattaacatttgtgAGTGATGCAAACAACACTACTTGCTAATTAACTAGCCATTTCAACACTGCATACTATTTACAGGGAGGTAGCATTTAATGCATGACTTGGAACATGAAGTTCACTGGGCGGAGAATCAACTCTTGCTGTTAGTGTGCATAATAAGCTGTACCACATGCATTAAATTATCTCTTAAATTATTAAGTTTATGTGCAGGGGAAAAAAAATGTTGTCTGGCAAAGCTAGGCCTGACCCTCTGGCCCGACATAGCCAGAAGGGCCTGGCACCACTTGCAAGCCCAACCGCCTTAACTCCCTTAACAAATAACAACCATGTATCATCATCAGTCAGACACATCTTTATGCAGCAACCAAGTTTTGAAGCGCAGTATCAGCAAAATTTATAAAAATCTGTTAACAACTTCAGATTCCATGTTTCTACTGAGCTACCCTTCTCGCCAACTGCACCTGCGTCTATCTGATGAACCTATTCAGACTCTTCAGATGTGTTCTGCACCTAGCTTGAATCTATCATTATACCCAAGTACACAAAGGTTCACAACGAGCTCCACTGTTTCCTTATGTACTCTTCACAACCTCCAGATTTCTCACAATTTTGTTTTCCATCTGCTGCAGTGTCGTCTTCCATTCCTTAGAATTAGAATTAGGCCTACCAGGTGAATTATGAATTGTATTTTCTTCCACATTTATATTATATCTGCGTTTAAAGACTGGAATTTGGATACGGAACTTGGTTTGCTCTTTGTCAGACTCCTTTGGTCTACCAGATTTGGTAAATAAACCCAACTGCCTATGTTGCTATCCTGGATAACTCTTTAGTAAACGCCCATTCGAATTATCCACCTCTTCGTCAACTGAacaacacaaaaatcacaaaTCAAAAGCAAGTAAAAAAATTGTTAAACAAATTAATGAGTATACAGCAATGCAAAGAGAATTACAAACAGCGTATACCCTCCAAGGAGGTCAGCCACAGTGTTTCTTGAACGACTTAAATATACACACTTATGAAAGTTAAAGCCTTAAGCGAAATTTGTCACAGGATTGTAATTCCCGACCAGCAAAATTTGAATGCAACCGATCTACCCATGGAgaaacttccaaaaaaaaagatACTTTAGCTGAAGCAGCATCCGAGGAGACCAAAAAGGCATTTTCATCTTTGACAGTACCTGTTTAAACACACAGCAATAAAGTACCACCCATGAGGAACAGCAATGTGATGATTGAATCAGGATCCTATTCTTATTCCATTTTGCTCTTTCACATTTGTTACCTTACCATTTAAATCATTTGTGGTTATACGCAAAAGTAATGCTGGTGTCACAATTACATAACTAGGTTACTTTGTAAGGAAAAATTTGAAGTTTTCTTCTCATTTAGTGTGAGTGTCAGAAATGTCAAGGTCTGGTATCAAAATGGAGAAGAATGCCAGTTTCAATAGTGTCTACACGGTGAAAATTTGAAAAACAACATGTCATTAAAAGTGCTGGTTCAGGAAAAGACAAATTATATATGAACAAAACATTATGCCAAAGTGAATAGAAT contains:
- the LOC113344394 gene encoding basic 7S globulin-like isoform X1, whose protein sequence is MASSSLSVIQFLVVFFFVSQLPSSSSLPDGIVFKLKRDTSTLQYMIKFSQGTPKADVKLALDLGGKLPWFDCHEGYNSSSARRVKCKSSLCSLANRENTTSTCSHNSHCSIHKLNPVTQSISEGELISDLVTTISNPHNPLKNKKKPSDPESYDTPVISRRRLTFGCATTSNFFGGLAKGAKGVAGLGRSSALSLVFQFAIRFRFPRTFAVDLLESNVYFGGGPYVHRNFYWDHDKSRVLEYTRFLINPMSIEEYFVDLKSIKVYGKTVPIDKKLLSINKGTGVGGTKIDIQTPFTTLQTSIYKAFIKIHTEWAKSMNISMVTPVAPFTACYNSSTLPPFNGNRQTPGVTFVFPKNEWGVAWRDLVEVNEATNCVGFVDGGLKPMTSIVIGARQIGFAEFDISRSRLGFLQPNFMT
- the LOC113344394 gene encoding basic 7S globulin-like isoform X2 encodes the protein MASSSLSVIQFLVVFFFVSQLPSSSSLPDGIVFKLKRDTSTLQYMIKFSQGTPKADVKLALDLGGKLPWFDCHEGYNSSSARRVKCKSSLCSLANRENTTSTCSHNSHCSIHKLNPVTQSISEGAKGVAGLGRSSALSLVFQFAIRFRFPRTFAVDLLESNVYFGGGPYVHRNFYWDHDKSRVLEYTRFLINPMSIEEYFVDLKSIKVYGKTVPIDKKLLSINKGTGVGGTKIDIQTPFTTLQTSIYKAFIKIHTEWAKSMNISMVTPVAPFTACYNSSTLPPFNGNRQTPGVTFVFPKNEWGVAWRDLVEVNEATNCVGFVDGGLKPMTSIVIGARQIGFAEFDISRSRLGFLQPNFMT